A window from Malania oleifera isolate guangnan ecotype guangnan chromosome 7, ASM2987363v1, whole genome shotgun sequence encodes these proteins:
- the LOC131160742 gene encoding uncharacterized protein LOC131160742: MALNSFLRSWKVNVVFTQHDKGWIVLQFQREEDLNEVLQNGPYSIYGRTLILNKMPKFFQFGLEHRTVVPVWVQLKDLPFELWSPEAIDGICSAIGRPLRMDKLTTTKGRISYARSMVEIDIAKEIKHRVKILLLEEVEISQEIVYESLPWFCQKCKSIGHTEAFCSPRGGVKKPKVAQYRPKMNARLPNTEEVADASGIVGLENEKVATSSPMRVVEEGKNADDGKMILVPEVPSEEFENDSKDSSKFATVDAAEENNDTCLGPPVPNKDKFIVGDRIEEKIDNENVLNPPGQQQNQYANGKGKGKVDDFQLVKRKKKGKGPHYNLLAFGKGLSAPSKAR; the protein is encoded by the coding sequence ATGGCTCTCAATTCCTTTTTAAGGTCCTGGAAGGTCAATGTAGTTTTTACTCAACATGATAAGGGCTGGATTGTTCTTCAATTCCAAAGGGAGGAAGATCTTAATGAGGTCTTACAGAATGGTCCTTACTCTATATATGGAAGAACTCTAATccttaataaaatgccaaaattctttcaatttggcTTGGAGCATAGAACGGTTGTTCCTGTCTGGGTTCAACTAAAGGATCTCCCTTTTGAACTGTGGTCTCCTGAAGCTATTGACGGGATCTGTTCTGCAATTGGCAGACCTCTTCGTATGGATAAATTAACCACTACCAAGGGTAGAATTTCCTATGCTCGATCCATGGTAGAGATAGACATAGCAAAAGAAATTAAGCACAGAGTTAAGATTCTACTTCTAGAAGAAGTTGAGATCTCCCAAGAAATAGTGTATGAAAGTCTTCCGTGGTTTTGTCAAAAGTGCAAGTCCATTGGCCACACTGAGGCTTTTTGCAGTCCCAGAGGTGGAGTCAAAAAACCTAAGGTTGCCCAATACAGACCCAAGATGAATGCCAGACTACCAAACACTGAGGAAGTGGCTGATGCCTCTGGAATTGTAGGGTTAGAAAATGAAAAGGTAGCTACTTCCAGTCCTATGAGGGTGGTGGAAGAAGGCAAAAATGCAGACGATGGCAAGATGATTCTGGTCCCTGAAGTACCCTCAGAAGAGTTTGAAAATGATAGTAAAGATTCCTCAAAGTTTGCAACTGTAGATGCAGCAGAGGAGAATAATGATACCTGCCTTGGTCCTCCAGTTCCTAACAAAGACAAATTCATAGTGGGGGATAGAATAGAAGAGAAGATTGATAATGAGAATGTTTTAAATCCCCCTGGGCAACAACAGAACCAATATGCCAATGGGAAAGGAAAAGGTAAGGTTGATGACTTCCAACTtgtcaaaagaaagaagaaagggaaaggtCCACACTATAATCTACTTGCTTTTGGTAAGGGGTTGAGTGCCCCTTCTAAAGCCCGATGA